The Hypanus sabinus isolate sHypSab1 chromosome 24 unlocalized genomic scaffold, sHypSab1.hap1 SUPER_24_unloc_2, whole genome shotgun sequence genome contains a region encoding:
- the LOC132385472 gene encoding zinc finger protein 628-like, producing the protein MADSEEGVRQDPIPRPEQPYQCLECGKAFKWSSRLAHHQRSHTGERPYKCSECGKAFKGSSALLYHQRGHTGERPYKCQECGKAFKRSSLLAVHQSVHTGLRAFQCTLCPLAFKWSSHYQYHLRQHSGERPYACGECGKAFKNSSSLSRHRHVHTGERPYPCPLCGKAFAQSANLRQHQRTHTGERPYRCPDCGRAFTHSSNLLLHRRTHSSQRAQSPPRRTQPRIFPAPPPPAHPTPADPSTPISPPHPPPSAAGEDQLSLVPTCSPEGGRTLEEEDVGAEEGDEGEEGGASAPYQCGLCERAFSRLPALLAHQRVHTGEPPLAGAEAEVTCTAYLPSSSSSSAADETTTSAPPQPQPPSSGERPYKCPECGKAFRGSSGLRYHLRGHTGERPYECQECGKAFKRSSLLAVHQRVHTGLRAFQCTLCPLAFKWSSHYQYHLRQHSGERPYACGECGKAFKNSSSLSRHRHVHTGERPYPCRLCGKAFAQSSNLRQHQRTHTGERPYRCPDCGRAFTHSSNLLLHRRTHSAERPYVCGACGKSFVMASYLQRHLRTHAPGPPAVASGSAAAASVEPAAQALPNIQTLQTIQTLQGVPAVQIIHTVQALPTIQLVQTF; encoded by the coding sequence ATGGCGGACAGTGAGGAGGGGGTGCGGCAGGACCCGATCCCCCGGCCCGAGCAGCCCTACCAGTGCCTGGAGTGCGGCAAGGCCTTCAAGTGGTCGTCGAGATTGGCCCACCACCAGCGCAGTCACACTGGCGAGCGGCCTTACAAGTGCTCTGAGTGCGGCAAGGCCTTCAAGGGCTCATCGGCTCTGCTCTACCACCAGCGAGGCCACACTGGCGAGCGCCCCTACAAGTGCCAGGAGTGTGGCAAGGCCTTCAAGCGGTCCTCGCTGCTGGCAGTCCATCAAAGTGTGCACACGGGGCTGCGGGCATTCCAGTGCACCCTGTGCCCGCTGGCTTTCAAGTGGTCCTCTCACTACCAGTACCACCTCCGCCAGCACTCTGGGGAGCGGCCCTATGCCTGCGGCGAATGCGGCAAGGCCTTCAAGAACTCGTCCAGCCTCTCCCGGCACCGGCATGTCCACACCGGTGAAAGGCCTTACCCCTGCCCGCTCTGCGGCAAGGCCTTCGCCCAGTCTGCCAACCTTCGTCAGCATCAGCGCACTCATACCGGCGAGCGGCCGTACCGCTGCCCTGACTGCGGTCGAGCCTTCACTCACTCCTCCAACCTCCTGCTCCACCGTCGCACTCACTCGTCTCAGCGGGCTCAATCACCTCCCCGGCGGACCCAACCCCGCATCTTCCCTGCACCTCCCCCTCCTGCTCACCCCACTCCAGCTGACCCGTCCACCCCCATTTCACCTCCCCATCCTCCACCTTCTGCTGCAGGAGAGGACCAGCTCTCTCTTGTCCCGACGTGTTCTCCGGAAGGGGGCCGGACCCTCGAGGAGGAAGATGTTGGGGCAGAAgagggggatgagggagaggaggggggagcgTCGGCCCCCTATCAGTGTGGGCTTTGCGAACGGGCGTTCTCCCGGCTTCCTGCCCTCCTGGCCCACCAGCGGGTGCACACCGGTGAGCCCCCTTTGGCTGGAGCTGAGGCTGAGGTGACCTGCACTGCCTacctcccttcctcctcctcctcctccgccGCCGATGAGACCACCACCTCAGCTCCCCCACAGCCACAGCCCCCTTCCTCTGGTGAGCGGCCCTATAAGTGCCCCGAGTGCGGCAAGGCGTTCCGGGGTTCTTCGGGCCTGCGTTATCACCTAAGGGGCCACACTGGCGAGCGTCCCTATGAGTGTCAGGAGTGTGGCAAGGCCTTCAAGCGGTCCTCGCTGCTGGCAGTCCACCAACGGGTACACACGGGGCTGCGGGCATTCCAGTGCACCCTGTGCCCGCTGGCTTTCAAGTGGTCCTCTCACTACCAGTACCACCTCCGCCAGCACTCTGGGGAGCGGCCCTATGCCTGCGGCGAATGCGGCAAGGCCTTCAAGAACTCGTCCAGCCTCTCCCGGCACCGGCATGTCCACACCGGTGAAAGGCCTTACCCCTGCCGGCTCTGCGGCAAGGCCTTCGCCCAGTCCTCTAACCTTCGTCAACATCAGCGCACTCATACCGGCGAGCGGCCGTACCGCTGCCCTGACTGCGGTCGAGCCTTCACTCACTCCTCCAACCTCCTGCTCCACCGTCGCACTCACTCCGCCGAGCGTCCTTACGTCTGCGGTGCCTGCGGCAAGTCCTTTGTCATGGCTTCCTATCTTCAGCGCCATCTCCGCACCCATGCCCCTGGACCGCCGGCAGTGGCCAGTGGTTCTGCTGCTGCCGCATCTGTCGAACCAGCCGCACAGGCCCTGCCTAACATCCAGACCCTGCAGACAATCCAGACGCTGCAGGGGGTGCCAGCTGTGCAGATCATCCACACCGTACaggccctccccaccatccagctAGTGCAGACATTCTGA